A genomic segment from Amphiura filiformis chromosome 10, Afil_fr2py, whole genome shotgun sequence encodes:
- the LOC140162165 gene encoding uncharacterized protein: protein MIKQPINIMKILSAIFIGVLAFVVVAGYQETDLRTLLDALKQREDSGDAPAINTNKKGWTDARDGCEANLNVKVSQLCRREDIQQLDTPDAFAFLKRELVQRDLYHECCVEQCDAEEIEETC from the exons GATAAAACAACCTATTAACATCATGAAGATCTTGTCGGCCATATTTATTGGAGTACTTGCATTCGTCGTGGTTGCAGGTTATCAAG AAACTGATCTTCGAACGTTGCTGGATGCCTTGAAACAAAGAGAAGATTCTGGTG ACGCACCAGCCATTAATACGAACAAGAAGGGATG GACTGATGCCAGAGATGGTTGCGAGGCAAACTTAAATGTCAAAGTTTCACAACTATGCCGCCGGGAAGATATACAGCAGTTGGACACGCCAG ATGCTTTCGCTTTCCTGAAAAGAGAATTGGTGCAGCGTGACCTATACCATGAATGTTGTGTCGAGCAATGCGACgctgaagaaattgaagaaacgTGCTGA
- the LOC140161765 gene encoding alpha-(1,3)-fucosyltransferase C-like, producing MRDLVNYEPSPGQLMVFYSMESPIRVHKWVTDIGKLRYHVDMTYMRDSNISMPYAFYEPYGKHYDGQKFGNHKKRSLNKTGLVAWMGSNCNKEVFWPRMDYINRLTSYIKVDLYGKCGPLNCLPRLSQRCINLMSTYKFYLAFENSECRDYITEKFWVMSLMNDVVPIVYGAPKSNVDQFAPPDSFIHLSDFKSPKELADYLELLNQNDDLYNQFFKWKNVGRVTDIQMVRLSLKRATCVFIITIVGLITLLSIRKKTSITEERDQKNHQEALQTKVTKEIAILGDINILSTWIELTPLLRCFQNGGDTRLCSHYCSKQDTNITLSLVDEVVDFHGKDVVVYGLSPFSLTREIMRDLVNYEPSPGQLMVFYSMESPIRVHKWVTDIGKLRYHVDMTYMRDSNISMPYAFYEPYGKHYDGQKFGNHKKRSLNKTGLVAWMGSNCNKEVFWPRMDYINRLTSYIKVDLYGKCGPLNCLPRLSQRCINLMSTYKFYLAFENSECRDYITEKFWVMSLMNDVVPIVYGAPKSNVDQFAPPDSFIHLSDFKSPKELADYLELLNQNDDLYNQFFKWKNVGRVTVNYRELQPSRFCDLLKYLKPEEHSKELKTVSESKWFNSCREPIMQQFDHKMLMKSFKKWTPWIE from the exons ATGCGAGACTTAGTCAATTATGAGCCGTCTCCTGGACAGTTGATGGTGTTTTACAGTATGGAGAGTCCGATTAGAGTACATAAATGGGTGACTGACATTGGTAAATTACGTTATCATGTCGACATGACTTACATGAGAGACTCAAACATCAGTATGCCTTATGCCTTTTATGAACCATATGGTAAACATTATGATGGACAGAAATTTGGAAATCATAAAAAACGGAGTTTAAACAAAACCGGATTGGTAGCGTGGATGGGAAGCAATTGTAATAAAGAAGTTTTCTGGCCGAGAATGGATTATATTAATCGTTTGACTAGTTATATCAAAGTGGATTTATACGGGAAATGTGGACCACTAAATTGCCTGCCAAGATTATCACAGCGATGCATTAACCTCATGTCAACGTACAAGTTCTATCTTGCCTTTGAAAACTCCGAATGTCGAGATTACATCACCGAGAAATTCTGGGTCATGAGCCTTATGAATGATGTTGTCCCAATTGTGTATGGTGCGCCTAAAAGTAACGTGGATCAATTCGCGCCACCTGATTCTTTTATTCATCTCAGCGATTTTAAAAGTCCTAAAGAACTCGCGGACTATTTGGAACTTTTAAATCAGAATGATGATCTTTATAATCAATTTTTCAAATGGAAAAACGTAGGTAGAGTGACT GATATACAGATGGTACGGTTAAGTTTGAAGAGGGCCACATGTGTGTTCATTATCACGATTGTGGGTCTGATTACACTGCTATCAATTCGTAAAAAGACATCGATAACAGAAGAACGGGACCAAAAG AATCACCAAGAGGCATTACAAACAAAAGTCACCAAGGAGATCGCAATTTTAGGAGACATCAACATTCTAAGCACGTGGATCGAACTGACTCCATTATTGAGAtgctttcaaaatggcggcgacACCAGACTATGTTCTCATTACTGCTCCAAACAAGATACCAACATCACTTTATCTCTTGTTGATGAAGTTGTAGATTTTCATGGTAAAGATGTTGTGGTTTATGGACTAAGTCCCTTCTCTCTTACGCGTGAAATAATGCGAGACTTAGTCAATTATGAGCCGTCTCCTGGACAGTTGATGGTGTTTTACAGTATGGAGAGTCCGATTAGAGTACATAAATGGGTGACTGACATTGGTAAATTACGTTATCATGTCGACATGACTTACATGAGAGACTCAAACATCAGTATGCCTTATGCCTTTTATGAACCATATGGTAAACATTATGATGGACAGAAATTTGGAAATCATAAAAAACGGAGTTTAAACAAAACCGGATTGGTAGCGTGGATGGGAAGCAATTGTAATAAAGAAGTTTTCTGGCCGAGAATGGATTATATTAATCGTTTGACTAGTTATATCAAAGTGGATTTATACGGGAAATGTGGACCACTAAATTGCCTGCCAAGATTATCACAGCGATGCATTAACCTCATGTCAACGTACAAGTTCTATCTTGCCTTTGAAAACTCCGAATGTCGAGATTACATCACCGAGAAATTCTGGGTCATGAGCCTTATGAATGATGTTGTCCCAATTGTGTATGGTGCGCCTAAAAGTAACGTGGATCAATTCGCGCCACCTGATTCTTTTATTCATCTCAGCGATTTTAAAAGTCCTAAAGAACTCGCGGACTATTTGGAACTTTTAAATCAGAATGATGATCTTTATAATCAATTTTTCAAATGGAAAAACGTAGGTAGAGTGACTGTGAATTATCGAGAATTACAGCCATCTCGCTTCTGTGATTTGCTGAAATATTTAAAGCCGGAAGAACACTCCAAAGAGTTAAAGACTGTGTCGGAGTCTAAATGGTTCAATTCTTGTAGAGAACCCATCATGCAACAATTTGACCACAAAATGCTGATGAAAAGTTTTAAGAAATGGACTCCGTGGATTGAATGA